Below is a window of Ahaetulla prasina isolate Xishuangbanna chromosome 1, ASM2864084v1, whole genome shotgun sequence DNA.
tctgaagatgtctccgtggtcatgtggccggcatgattaaatgccaaagttgcacggaatgctgttaccttcccaccaaaggtggtccctatttttctacttgcattttttacgtgcttttaaactgctaggttggcagtatctgggacaagtcatgggagctcacccgcattaggcactagggattcaaactgctgaactgccgacctttcaatcaacaagctcagtgtcttagccactaagccactgcgtcccctagCAAATGTATAGCTTGTACTAACTAGTCCATCCTGCTTTGGTTTCCAACCAAAGGAAAAACTATAGAGTTAGTGCCCTTGACTCATATAAAGCTCCACATAAGAAGAAACATGCTATTAACTTTTTAAGAGTGATGGTAATTAAatgcgggggagggaggggagagagaactaCGGTATCCCATTCTCTTCTAAAAATGAATATACCTTCAGTTTGTCTTTGCTTCTTTCTTATTGCTTATATTGTTTATTTGCTCTGAAATAGAAATTATAGATGACAATCTTAAAACAAATATactaggaaggaaaggaaggtggGCCTTTTTTGTAATCATCCCAAAGTTCACAAGTAGAAAAATGTAGTCTTTGTGAAAACACATGAGGCACCTATCCTCTCCTTACTGAATTGTGTACAGTTCCACTGGCTTGCATACTGCTAGTAGTTTCTCTCCCCTGCCCACTCATTTAATAGTAAAAGGAACAATATTATGTCTTGGACGCATACAAatgcacaaaaagaaaagaattaagaatATATAGACCAATGTCAGATGTTTTCCATTTGCTGATTGACTGGGTTTACACACCATTTTTATGTTATGTGAATCTAGCTGTGGATTTTATAAAGCATTATAATGGTTGACAGAGATCcattagcccaggggtgtcaaactggcagcctgctggccggatgcatcacatgcaggccacgtccatcccagctccacaaatggggaaaacatggtgaaatgtcacatgatggcaacatgacacggcaagtttgacacccatgcattagcccaataattaatgcCACAACATTATTTTGTATGAAATTCCTACTAACTGAAGTTAATTTTGCATCCATGCTGAGAATGCAATATCCCAAATTTCAGTTCTTCCACCAAAAAGTGATACATGTACAATTCTGTTTTAATATCATTCATATTATTAGAACATGCTGCATTCAACTTAAAGTTTTCTTGtgattgcttttttctttttgtagcaTAAACAACATCACCATGTATGGAGATGGGCTGCTTGAATGAAATGAACCCAAACATTTCATTAAATAGAAGTATCATGTTCTCAGACTATGTATTAGAGGAAGgttaaataaaaaattttaaacTGTCAGTCAGGATTTTTATGTAAGATAGGATTCTCACATtgtgttgtgtcttcggctcccgagcctggcctcctggcagagagtgactcagagagtgggggggacagaacacattgtCTTGAACTGCTGTGTTAGCAAAAGTAAGACAGAATATACAATATCATCATCTTTGCTTCTCAATTCAGGTTCCAAAATAGTCCCAAAGgtgtctttttcaagaggcaactggactttctggtttttctttgaagacgtttcgcttcttaacttgggacaaccatgacctggatgactgagaatctccgtagatgtTCCAAAATAGTGTTAGCATCAATAATCCAAGATACATGTCATTATTAAAACTACATAGCTAGAATTTTTCactctttttatttccttctctcctccctccccttttttggGTACTTCCTAGTATAATGAAGAATTTTGGCAAAAGTTTTCATCCCTATCTTGTTGGCATTTTGACTGATCCTATTAAAGCATGGGTGCCAAATTCGCTgtatcatgttgccatcatgtgaggtttttcccattcacgaagctggggtgggggtgaCCTGTGTGCAACTCATCTGGtttgtgggccgccagtttggcaCCCTTGTATAGGGGTAGGGGTATAAACCCAGATCCCTTAAAGATCTTGGAACATATTTTATTACAAAATATTCCTGAATATGATCTCTGCTTCTGgagtagtcactctctctctctctctgtcaaacTCATCAGTTGTTATTGCGGGGAAATAGGTGGCAAGAATATTGGGTATGTAGATAAACTAGATAATCCAGTGACCTATTAGGTCATCCTTTGAGAGAAAGGTAGCGCAGTCTGATGTGACCAGATAAACAGAATAACCATGAGCAAAAAAGCAGTTGGAGCAGGAGTGACTTCCAATTTCttgccagctttcccattgacttgcttgtggaagctggcagggagtacCAGAAATGGGACTGTTGCAACAGCCATAGTTTTACAAGTAAAACTGGTCTGAACATATTCAGAAACTTCAATTCCGTAGGAGTAATCGGCCCTAGATTTGTATGCCTTCTTTAAGTTAGTGGATTTTAGGTGCCTTGGTTCAAAAATGGTTGCAGCATTTGGGCTAACGTGGTACAGACAGAAAAACACAATGAAAATTTTAatagtatatagatatatattaaaaagacagtataataataacaataatatggaATAATAGTTGTATTTCtagaatatttagaaaaaattttttttctcctttccttaaaTTGGCTAATTTAGCTGTTTTCTTAAGCATTACCTAAAATATATAAACTAGCCTTTGCTTGTAATCTATATTCAGCTATGATTAAGGAATCAAGACTGCTACCCCCAGGGCTGGCTAATTTGATTTTCACTGTAGCAGTTAGTATATTTAGTAAGAATATTAATTATTGTCCACCCTCTGGTGGCTGAATGTGGAGCCACATACAAATGCTGTTGTTGGCAAAGATTTCCCTAATTATCAAAGCAATATTGCGCTTTGgtaaagcaaacaaaacaacacaGAATTCCAAGCAAAGaataaaaaggcagaaaaatgtaatttctaatttctaagactggggtgggggggtagggTTGTCATTTTTGTTAAACCTGCCAGAGAATAAGAATTGTGCAAGAATATCTTTCACCTGCAATCTTTGAGcactaaaaggaaaataaatagttAAGTctgtgccagaggtgggtttcagcaggttctgaccaattctggagaaccgatagtggaaattttgagtagttcggagaactggtagtaaaaattctgactggccccatccccatctattctctgcctcccaagtcccagctgatcgggaggaaatggggattttgcagtaaccttcccgtggagtggggtgggaatggagattcccctgccacgcccaccaagccacacccatagaaccggtagtaaaaaaaatgtgaaacccacccctagTCTGTGCTGTTTTACTTCATATGTAGTCACTTACCAAAAAGTGTTATCaatcttgtcccaaaggtgctttttcaagagacaactggactttcttgttttctttggagatgttttgcttctcatccaagaagcagagctgaagcagcttcttggatgagaagcaaaacgtcttcaaagaaaaactagaaagtcaagttgcctcttgaaaaagcacctttgggacaaccatgacctggatgactgagcatctccatagacattatcaGTCTTATGATTTCATTCTTACTTTCATATCTCTTAACTTTGTTTAAAAATCAAATGACATGGTGGAGACAGAGAAATGACACTCAAAGTAATCTATATTCTGTTGTTGTGTTAATTAGATGTCCATCATTGTTCATGTTCACAGTCGATCACATTCAATGTTAGGATTTGAGGGCAAGTCATCGAAAGCAACCACACCCTCTTCTCTTTTTACTGTGGGAGGCGTATTACAATGACTCCCCTTCTCTGAATCAGAATGCAGGGCAGGTTGTGGATTTGttgccttcttctcttctccatgaGATAGGGAGTTGTCCATTTTCTGCTTGAGGATCTTGAACTGTTTGAGCTTTACAGGGTCCTTGATTTCCTTGGCAAAGTGGAAGAAGATAGAGATATCTTTTCGGAATTTGGAGCTCATCCCAAAGTAGATGATAGGGTTATAAAAGCTGGCAGATTTTGCAAAAAGGCTGGCAAGGATGCTGGTTAAGTTGGGGACGGTGTAACCACAGGCAGACCACATGGAAATGACAGCATATGGGGACCATGCAGCAATAAAACACGTGCAGACTACAAGAGAGATCTAGACGAGAGAAAACGGAAGAATGAGACTTGCTGGTTTCCGTTTCCATGCCCAACAGTTTAGTCAATTTAGATTTACTGAATGTTATGTTAGAAATCAACAATTTGGAAGAAGGGGCAGCATTGATGCCTGCTAAGCTTTGGGGTCCTAAGCCAGAGCTTACTTGGCTTTAGCCTAAAGTTGGCTCTCCCAGAAGCGTAGTTTGCCTTGTCATTTTGCTTGTGCGCTTGCACACCAGTGGGGTCAAAGAAAAGTCAAGTTGGTTGCTGCAGCCCCCTGATAGAAGCCCTGCTCCTTTTTCACAAGCATTGCGCACACACAACACattaaaaaaggaacaaggcttgattcatgcagttgtagttgccatcttgactttcttgACCCACCTGATCGACCCTGTTTTTCACAATAAATATCAGAACATATAATTTAGAGAGTCTTTTATGGCCTACTCTTGAGCTACATTTAAGCATAATGAATTTTATTTGGGGGGGATTTGGCTTTCAAATTGGTTGGGATAAGAGAAAGAGATCTTTGTGTAATGGTTCCATGCATTGATCCTAAAAGCCTCTACGACTTGGCCACTTCTTATTTTAAGTGTCCGTCTAAATATACTGTgaatcaattaataaataaatgccatgATTTTCTATTTATATGTGTCCTATTGCCTTATTCTGCATTACTGTAGATTatcaagagagaaagaaaataacataTGGGGAAAGTACCATATCTGCCCTGCAAAGATCCTGACTGACCATTGAATGGCAGCAGAGATTTGTCCACCATATCTTTGCTGACCAGATATGATAGCTATcacaatggagtttttgcaattttGTTTCAGCAAGAGAAAAATGGCCAGACCTTACCCTGGTAACACTTTGTTCCATCCTCCGCTGCCTATCCGTTGGGTCACCCATTCCACTTAATGCATGGCTTGACTTAACAGTATTGATGATGGACGTGTATGAGAAAACCATGACTATCACAGGCAAAAAGAAACAGCAGATGAACACTGACACAATGTATGACTTATATGTGGTTGAGAAATTGGCCTTTGTCCAGTCGATTTCACATGTTCCATACATCCGGTCTAGGAAGCAGGAGAAATTGGTTCATGGTACAGTTTTTAAACCAGGTCATTTTtaacatttgcattttaaaaaaactattctgCTGGGGAAGATTTTTACTAGAGGGAAAGGTTAGAATGTCTTAAGGTATGTCAAAGAATACAGTGAAATGTCTATTGGGAAGTCAAAGAACTTTCTATTGGGAAGACTATGACATTTTTACCATagtgacttccttccttccttccttccttccttccttccttccttccttccttccttccttccttcctccctccctccctccctccctccctccctccctccctccctttcttctttcaatACAGAAGTGATCGCTGATTTGGTGGCAGCATTAACAAAGATAGTCATACTTGGACacataaaataatttgaaaaaaaatgaattacctGTATAGCTCCCCCATCCCAAGAGTGGAGCCAGTGACCAGAAGAAAGCTGTTGTCCAGATAAGAAAAATAGCAAAGGAGACACTGCTCAGGCTGATATAATATACTGAAATAAATACCAGAAATGGGGCTTTAATACTTtcacaataatataataataaagaatGCTCCATCAAGAAAttaggagagccagtttgatatagtggttaagggtactggcctagaaaccaggagactatgagttctagtaccattttaggcatgaaagctggctgggaaacttTGGGCTAGTTACTCTCTCATCCCATCTCataaggttgttgtggggaaaatagaaggaggaaggtgtattatgtatgttcactgccttgagctacctataaagtaataaatgtggaatttaaaaaaaaataaatccaaattatCATATTGCATTTAGAATTTCAAGACAATTTGACTTCTCAATTGTGAATATTTTGGAGGACAAAATAATGTTTgtacaaaaatatttgaattgcAACTCTGCTTATTTGTCCATATCATGTCTTCCAATTTAACTTTGAAGATAAATTATTTCAACGAAGCTTCTATTGAATTAAGAATATGACTTAGAATAGCCACTCATccagcaataaaagtaatatggGTGGACAGGACACACAATATTCTTTTTATGCTTTTATGTTCTCTAAGTCCAATATCTACAAAGAAATcgtaatgtaataaataaaattaaataacaacCATGGGCCATAAAACAAAGAGATTTGgatactgatagaagagaatatttgaatgaatgaatatgaatgaatgaatgaatgaatatgaatattttaatttgtataccgcccttctcccgaaggactcagggcggtgaacaggcagataaaatacagatatacacaatagttaaaataacccttaaaaaactgatttaaatttgcccaaatattaaaataaaatacacccccataaaattacaaaaatttaaaaacccatcaaattcaattaaaatttaaagataaaaaatcaagctagtccagccatacgaaataaataagttttaagttcgcggcgaaaggtcctaaggtcaggt
It encodes the following:
- the LOC131188897 gene encoding opsin-5-like: MSFQISGQAPWRNNNLTFLNKDHPLSEQGETIIGFYLLALGWMSWIGNSIVIFVLYKQRAVLQPTDYLTFNLAVSDGSIAIFGYSRGIIDIFNVFRDDGFLVTSIWTCQIDGFLTLLFGLASINTLTVISVTRYIKGCHPNRVYYISLSSVSFAIFLIWTTAFFWSLAPLLGWGSYTDRMYGTCEIDWTKANFSTTYKSYIVSVFICCFFLPVIVMVFSYTSIINTVKSSHALSGMGDPTDRQRRMEQSVTRISLVVCTCFIAAWSPYAVISMWSACGYTVPNLTSILASLFAKSASFYNPIIYFGMSSKFRKDISIFFHFAKEIKDPVKLKQFKILKQKMDNSLSHGEEKKATNPQPALHSDSEKGSHCNTPPTVKREEGVVAFDDLPSNPNIECDRL